From a single Silene latifolia isolate original U9 population chromosome 6, ASM4854445v1, whole genome shotgun sequence genomic region:
- the LOC141588484 gene encoding uncharacterized protein LOC141588484, translating to MCWDDSAEAVVLGPQMVQVMVEEVRLIRQKMKAAQDRQKSYTDLHRRDIEFAVGDKVLLKVSPMRGVMRFGKRGKLSQKFISPYEILARVGEVAYRLTLPPSLERVHNVFHTSQLRKYVSDPSHVLEVENIELDKALAYAEVPKEILDRKVS from the exons atGTGTTGGGATGATAGCGCTGAAGCTGTGGTtttgggaccacagatggtacaagtTATGGTTGAGGAAGTGCGtttgattcgacaaaagatgaaagcagcccaAGATCGGCAAAAGAGTTATACGGACTTGCATCGAAGAGACATTGAGTTTGCAGTGGGTGACAAGGTTCTcttaaaagtgtcacctatgcggggtgttatgaggtttggcaaGAGAGGTAaattgagtcagaagttcatcagtccatatgagattttggctCGGGTTGGAGAAGTAGCTTATCGGCTAACTTTACCACCATCTCTTGAACGAGTGCACAATGTGTTCCATACGTCACAActtcggaaatatgtgagtgatccgtcacatgtgctcGAAGTTGAGAATATCGAGTTGGATAAAGCTCTAGCTTATGCGGAGGTACCAAAAGAGATACTGGATCGTAAG GTGTCTTAG